A genomic region of Balearica regulorum gibbericeps isolate bBalReg1 chromosome 8, bBalReg1.pri, whole genome shotgun sequence contains the following coding sequences:
- the TNR gene encoding tenascin-R isoform X1, translated as MGTDSENPVLRNMLISFNLLLLGAILKPFECRLEVTTEPAERPAVDEEGGLANCSPPIKEQPMVFHHIYNINIPLDSCCSSMFKSSAEEVSSEDDRLAEYAEQTSDSESQVTFTHRINLPKQACKCSTSLPSLQELLSRIEMLEREVSMLRDQCNSNCCQENAATGQLDYTPQCSGHGNFSLESCSCVCMEGWAGSNCSEPRCPRGCSSRGVCLEGQCICDNDYGGEDCSQLRCPAGCGSRGLCVDGECVCEEGFAGEDCSQLRCPHDCSGKGHCVNGTCICQEGYAGEDCRWLHCPNACSGRGVCQDGLCVCEEGYEGQDCSAVAPPENLRVTGISDSSIELTWDSPGAATEYVVSYQPAGPGGTQLQQRVPGDWSSITITELEPGVAYNISVYAVISDVLSIPVTSKVMTNLATPQGLKFKTITETTAEVQWEPFSFPFDGWEISFIPKNNEGGVIAQLPSTVTTFNQTGLKPGEEYTVTVVALKEQARSPPTSDSVSTLIDGPTQILVRDVSDTVAFVEWTPPRAKVDAILLKYGLADGEGGRTTFRLQPPLSQYSLQALRPGARYRLAVSALRGANESRPALAQFTTEIDAPKNLRVGSRTPASLELAWDNSEAEAHSYRVVYSTLAGEHYHEVLVPRDTGPTTRATLADLVPGTEYGIGISAVMDSQQSVPATMNARTELDSPRDLLVTASTETSISLTWTKATGPIDHYRVTFTPASGMASEVTVPRHESQLTLSDLEPGTEYTISIIAERGRQQSLEATVDAFTGARPITQLHFSQLTSSSVNVTWSDPSPPADRLVLTYGARDEEEAQQLTLDGTRRHVSLTGLRPSTEYLVSLMAMHGAISSEPVVESITTGIDAPKDLRVSNVTQESMIIYWTPPISAFDHYRISYRAAEGRTDSTAIASDATEYTLRRLQPATKYEIGVKSVRGREESEVSSITVHTAMDAPLGVTATNVTPTEALLQWNPPLSEVESYVLVLTRHAVAGETVLVDGVSQEYQLTNLLPSTTYTVSMYATNGPLTSQTISTNFTTLLDPPTNLTASEVTRRSALLSWVPPMGEIENYIMTYRSTDGSRKELIVDAEDTWIRLEGLSETTEYTVRLQAAQHAMRSGFISTTFTTGGRVFANPQDCAQHLMNGDTLSGVYTISINGDLSQRVQVYCDMTTDGGGWIVFQRRQNGLTDFFRKWADYRVGFGNLEDEFWLGLDNIHKITSQGRYELRIDMRDGQEAAYAYYDKFSIGDSRSLYKLRIGDYNGTSGDSLTYHQGRPFSTKDRDNDVAVTNCAMSYKGAWWYKNCHRTNLNGKYGESRHSQGINWYHWKGHEFSIPFVEMKMRPYNHRNISGRKRRSLQL; from the exons ATGGGGACTGACAGTGAAAACCCAGTCCTGAGGAACATGCTCATCAGCTTCAACTTGCTCCTGCTGGGTGCCATCCTCAAACCTTTCGAGTGCCGGTTGGAGGTGACAACAGAACCGGCCGAGAGGCCGGCGGTGGATGAGGAGGGTGGCCTTGCCAACTGCAGCCCTCCCATCAAAGAGCAGCCCATGGTCTTCCACCACATCTACAACATCAACATCCCCCTGGACAGCTGCTGCTCATCCATGTTCAAGTCTTCAGCCGAGGAGGTGAGTTCAGAAGACGACCGGCTGGCAGAGTACGCGGAGCAGACCTCCGACAGCGAGAGCCAGGTCACCTTCACCCACAGGATAAACTTGCCCAAGCAGGCCTGCAAGTGCTCCACCTCCCTCCCgtccctgcaggagctgctgagcaggaTTGAGATGCTGGAGAGGGAGGTCTCCATGCTCCGGGACCAATGCAACTCCAATTGCTGCCAAGAAAATGCAGCCACAG GGCAGCTGGATTACACCCCACAGTGCAGCGGCCACGGGAACTTCAGCCTGGAGTCGTGCAGCTGCGTGTGCATGGAGGGCTGGGCGGGAAGCAACTGCTCcgagccccgctgcccccggggcTGCTCCAGCCGCGGCGTCTGCCTGGAGGGTCAGTGCATCTGCGACAATGACTACGGGGGTGAGGACTGCTCCCAGCTCCGCTGCCCCGCCGGCTGCGGCTCCCGTGGGCTCTGCGTGGATGGCGAGTGCGTCTGCGAGGAGGGTTTCGCCGGGGAGGATTGCTCCCAGCTGCGGTGCCCCCACGACTGCTCGGGGAAGGGCCACTGCGTCAACGGTACATGCATCTGCCAGGAGGGCTACGCCGGGGAGGACTGCAGGTGGCTGCACTGCCCCAATGCCTGCAGTGGCCGTGGGGTCTGCCAGGATGGTCTCTGCGTCTGCGAGGAAGGCTACGAAGGGCAGGACTGCTCAGCAG TGGCTCCTCCCGAAAACCTGCGAGTGACAGGAATCAGCGACAGCTCCATCGAGCTGACGTGGGACAGCCCCGGGGCGGCCACAGAGTACGTCGTCTCGTATCAGCCGGCGGGACCAGGGGGcacccagctccagcagcgGGTGCCCGGGGACTGGAGCAGCATCACCATCACAGAGCTCGAGCCGGGCGTTGCATACAACATCAGTGTCTACGCAGTCATCAGCGACGTCTTGAGCATCCCTGTTACCTCCAAGGTGATGACCA ACCTCGCCACGCCGCAGGGGCTGAAGTTCAAGACCATCACAGAGACGACAGCGGAGGTGCAGTGGGagcccttctccttccccttcgACGGCTGGGAGATCAGCTTCATCCCCAAG AATAACGAGGGCGGTGTGATTGCCCAGCTCCCCAGCACCGTCACCACCTTCAACCAGACGGGGCTGAAGCCAGGGGAGGAGTACACCGTCACCGTGGTGGCCCTGAAGGAACAAGCCAGGAGCCCTCCCACCTCCGACAGCGTCTCAACCC TCATCGACGGCCCGACGCAGATCCTGGTGCGGGACGTCTCCGACACGGTGGCCTTCGTGGAGTGGACGCCGCCGCGCGCCAAGGTGGACGCCATCCTGCTGAAGTACGGGCTGGCGGACGGGGAGGGCGGGAGGACCACCTTCCGCCTGCAGCCCCCCCTCAGCCAGTACTCCCTGCAGGCCCTGCGCCCCGGCGCCCGCTACCGCCTGGCCGTCAGTGCCCTCCGGGGTGCCAACGAGAGCCGGCCGGCCCTCGCCCAGTTCACCACAG AGATCGATGCCCCCAAGAACCTACGGGTGGGCTCGCGGACGCCCGCCAGCCTCGAGCTTGCCTGGGACAACAGCGAGGCTGAGGCACACAGCTACAGGGTGGTCTACAGCACCCTGGCCGGGGAGCACTACCATGAAGTCCTGGTGCCACGTGACACCGGCCCCACCACCCGGGCCACCCTCGCAG ATCTGGTGCCGGGGACAGAGTACGGCATCGGGATTTCAGCCGTGATGGACAGCCAGCAGAGCGTGCCAGCAACCATGAACGCCAGGACCG AGCTTGACAGCCCCCGGGACCTCCTGGTGACAGCCTCCACGGAGACATCCATCTCGCTGACCTGGACCAAAGCCACAGGTCCCATAGACCACTACCGTGTCACCTTCACCCCTGCCTCGGGTATGGCCTCCGAAGTGACAGTGCCCCGGCACGAGTCGCAGCTCACCCTCTCGGACCTGGAGCCCGGGACGGAGTACACTATCTCCATCATTGCCGAGAGGGGACGCCAGCAGAGCCTGGAAGCCACCGTGGATGCCTTCACAG GGGCCCGGCCCATCACGCAGCTCCACTTCTCCCAGCTGACGTCCTCCAGCGTGAATGTCACGTGGAGTGATCCATCCCCACCAGCAGATCGCCTCGTCCTCACCTACGGCGCCCGGGACGAGGAGGAGGCACAGCAGCTCACGCTCGATGGCACCCGCAGGCACGTCAGCCTGACGGGCTTGCGGCCATCCACCGAGTACCTGGTGTCGCTGATGGCCATGCATGGTGCCATTAGCTCTGAGCCTGTCGTGGAATCCATCACAACAG GGATCGATGCGCCGAAGGACCTCAGAGTGAGCAATGTCACCCAGGAGTCCATGATCATCTACTGGACCCCTCCCATCTCTGCCTTCGACCACTACAGAATATCCTACCGTGCCGCGGAAG GGAGGACAGACAGCACCGCCATCGCCAGCGATGCCACCGAGTATACCCTCCGCCGCCTGCAGCCAGCCACCAAGTACGAGATCGGGGTGAAGAGCGTGCGGGGCCGGGAGGAGAGCGAGGTGTCCTCCATCACTGTGCACACAG CCATGGATGCCCCCCTGGGCGTCACAGCCACCAATGTCACCCCCACCGAGGCGCTGCTGCAGTGGAACCCGCCGCTGTCAGAGGTGGAGAGCTACGTCCTCGTCCTCACACGCCATGCAG TTGCAGGAGAAACAGTTCTTGTGGATGGAGTCAGCCAGGAGTACCAGCTGACCAACCTTCTGCCCAGTACCACCTACACAGTCTCTATGTACGCCACCAACGGGCCTCTCACCAGCCAGACCATCAGCACCAATTTTACAACTC TTTTGGATCCTCCAACAAATCTGACCGCCAGCGAAGTCACTCGACGGAgtgccctgctctcctgggtgCCTCCCATGGGAGAGATCGAGAACTACATCATGACCTACAGATCCACCGATGGCAGCCGGAAG GAGCTGATTGTAGATGCCGAGGACACGTGGATCCGCCTGGAGGGGCTTTCTGAGACCACAGAGTACACCGTCCGCCTGCAAGCTGCCCAACACGCCATGCGGAGCGGCTTCATCTCCACCACCTTCACCACAG gtGGCCGTGTCTTTGCTAACCCACAGGACTGCGCCCAGCACCTGATGAACGGAGACACACTGAGCGGCGTCTACACCATCTCCATCAACGGGGACCTCAGCCAGCGGGTCCAGGTCTACTGCGACATGACCACCGACGGAGGAGGCTGGATT GTCTTCCAGAGGCGGCAGAATGGACTGACCGATTTCTTCCGGAAATGGGCAGATTACCGGGTTGGCTTCGGAAACCTGGAGGATGAGTTTTGGCTGG GCTTGGACAACATCCACAAGATCACGTCCCAAGGGCGCTATGAGTTGCGAATAGACATGAGGGATGGCCAGGAAGCAGCGTACGCCTACTATGACAAGTTCTCCATTGGTGACTCCCGGAGCCTGTACAAGCTGCGAATCGGGGACTACAACGGCACTTCAG GGGACTCCCTCACCTATCACCAGGGCCGCCCCTTCTCCACCAAGGACAGGGACAACGACGTCGCTGTGACCAACTGCGCCATGTCCTACAAAGGGGCCTGGTGGTATAAGAACTGCCACCGCACCAACCTCAACGGCAAGTACGGAGAGTCCCGGCACAGTCAG ggGATTAACTGGTACCATTGGAAAGGCCACGAGTTCTCCATCCCCTTCGTGGAAATGAAGATGCGACCTTACAACCACCGTAACATCTCTGGGAGGAAGCGACGGTCCCTACAGCTCTGA
- the TNR gene encoding tenascin-R isoform X2, translating to MPAVAVGSARMVSASARKATKGRTAQQPAGPGGTQLQQRVPGDWSSITITELEPGVAYNISVYAVISDVLSIPVTSKVMTNLATPQGLKFKTITETTAEVQWEPFSFPFDGWEISFIPKNNEGGVIAQLPSTVTTFNQTGLKPGEEYTVTVVALKEQARSPPTSDSVSTLIDGPTQILVRDVSDTVAFVEWTPPRAKVDAILLKYGLADGEGGRTTFRLQPPLSQYSLQALRPGARYRLAVSALRGANESRPALAQFTTEIDAPKNLRVGSRTPASLELAWDNSEAEAHSYRVVYSTLAGEHYHEVLVPRDTGPTTRATLADLVPGTEYGIGISAVMDSQQSVPATMNARTELDSPRDLLVTASTETSISLTWTKATGPIDHYRVTFTPASGMASEVTVPRHESQLTLSDLEPGTEYTISIIAERGRQQSLEATVDAFTGARPITQLHFSQLTSSSVNVTWSDPSPPADRLVLTYGARDEEEAQQLTLDGTRRHVSLTGLRPSTEYLVSLMAMHGAISSEPVVESITTGIDAPKDLRVSNVTQESMIIYWTPPISAFDHYRISYRAAEGRTDSTAIASDATEYTLRRLQPATKYEIGVKSVRGREESEVSSITVHTAMDAPLGVTATNVTPTEALLQWNPPLSEVESYVLVLTRHAVAGETVLVDGVSQEYQLTNLLPSTTYTVSMYATNGPLTSQTISTNFTTLLDPPTNLTASEVTRRSALLSWVPPMGEIENYIMTYRSTDGSRKELIVDAEDTWIRLEGLSETTEYTVRLQAAQHAMRSGFISTTFTTGGRVFANPQDCAQHLMNGDTLSGVYTISINGDLSQRVQVYCDMTTDGGGWIVFQRRQNGLTDFFRKWADYRVGFGNLEDEFWLGLDNIHKITSQGRYELRIDMRDGQEAAYAYYDKFSIGDSRSLYKLRIGDYNGTSGDSLTYHQGRPFSTKDRDNDVAVTNCAMSYKGAWWYKNCHRTNLNGKYGESRHSQGINWYHWKGHEFSIPFVEMKMRPYNHRNISGRKRRSLQL from the exons ATGCCTGCAGTGGCCGTGGGGTCTGCCAGGATGGTCTCTGCGTCTGCGAGGAAGGCTACGAAGGGCAGGACTGCTCAGCAG CCGGCGGGACCAGGGGGcacccagctccagcagcgGGTGCCCGGGGACTGGAGCAGCATCACCATCACAGAGCTCGAGCCGGGCGTTGCATACAACATCAGTGTCTACGCAGTCATCAGCGACGTCTTGAGCATCCCTGTTACCTCCAAGGTGATGACCA ACCTCGCCACGCCGCAGGGGCTGAAGTTCAAGACCATCACAGAGACGACAGCGGAGGTGCAGTGGGagcccttctccttccccttcgACGGCTGGGAGATCAGCTTCATCCCCAAG AATAACGAGGGCGGTGTGATTGCCCAGCTCCCCAGCACCGTCACCACCTTCAACCAGACGGGGCTGAAGCCAGGGGAGGAGTACACCGTCACCGTGGTGGCCCTGAAGGAACAAGCCAGGAGCCCTCCCACCTCCGACAGCGTCTCAACCC TCATCGACGGCCCGACGCAGATCCTGGTGCGGGACGTCTCCGACACGGTGGCCTTCGTGGAGTGGACGCCGCCGCGCGCCAAGGTGGACGCCATCCTGCTGAAGTACGGGCTGGCGGACGGGGAGGGCGGGAGGACCACCTTCCGCCTGCAGCCCCCCCTCAGCCAGTACTCCCTGCAGGCCCTGCGCCCCGGCGCCCGCTACCGCCTGGCCGTCAGTGCCCTCCGGGGTGCCAACGAGAGCCGGCCGGCCCTCGCCCAGTTCACCACAG AGATCGATGCCCCCAAGAACCTACGGGTGGGCTCGCGGACGCCCGCCAGCCTCGAGCTTGCCTGGGACAACAGCGAGGCTGAGGCACACAGCTACAGGGTGGTCTACAGCACCCTGGCCGGGGAGCACTACCATGAAGTCCTGGTGCCACGTGACACCGGCCCCACCACCCGGGCCACCCTCGCAG ATCTGGTGCCGGGGACAGAGTACGGCATCGGGATTTCAGCCGTGATGGACAGCCAGCAGAGCGTGCCAGCAACCATGAACGCCAGGACCG AGCTTGACAGCCCCCGGGACCTCCTGGTGACAGCCTCCACGGAGACATCCATCTCGCTGACCTGGACCAAAGCCACAGGTCCCATAGACCACTACCGTGTCACCTTCACCCCTGCCTCGGGTATGGCCTCCGAAGTGACAGTGCCCCGGCACGAGTCGCAGCTCACCCTCTCGGACCTGGAGCCCGGGACGGAGTACACTATCTCCATCATTGCCGAGAGGGGACGCCAGCAGAGCCTGGAAGCCACCGTGGATGCCTTCACAG GGGCCCGGCCCATCACGCAGCTCCACTTCTCCCAGCTGACGTCCTCCAGCGTGAATGTCACGTGGAGTGATCCATCCCCACCAGCAGATCGCCTCGTCCTCACCTACGGCGCCCGGGACGAGGAGGAGGCACAGCAGCTCACGCTCGATGGCACCCGCAGGCACGTCAGCCTGACGGGCTTGCGGCCATCCACCGAGTACCTGGTGTCGCTGATGGCCATGCATGGTGCCATTAGCTCTGAGCCTGTCGTGGAATCCATCACAACAG GGATCGATGCGCCGAAGGACCTCAGAGTGAGCAATGTCACCCAGGAGTCCATGATCATCTACTGGACCCCTCCCATCTCTGCCTTCGACCACTACAGAATATCCTACCGTGCCGCGGAAG GGAGGACAGACAGCACCGCCATCGCCAGCGATGCCACCGAGTATACCCTCCGCCGCCTGCAGCCAGCCACCAAGTACGAGATCGGGGTGAAGAGCGTGCGGGGCCGGGAGGAGAGCGAGGTGTCCTCCATCACTGTGCACACAG CCATGGATGCCCCCCTGGGCGTCACAGCCACCAATGTCACCCCCACCGAGGCGCTGCTGCAGTGGAACCCGCCGCTGTCAGAGGTGGAGAGCTACGTCCTCGTCCTCACACGCCATGCAG TTGCAGGAGAAACAGTTCTTGTGGATGGAGTCAGCCAGGAGTACCAGCTGACCAACCTTCTGCCCAGTACCACCTACACAGTCTCTATGTACGCCACCAACGGGCCTCTCACCAGCCAGACCATCAGCACCAATTTTACAACTC TTTTGGATCCTCCAACAAATCTGACCGCCAGCGAAGTCACTCGACGGAgtgccctgctctcctgggtgCCTCCCATGGGAGAGATCGAGAACTACATCATGACCTACAGATCCACCGATGGCAGCCGGAAG GAGCTGATTGTAGATGCCGAGGACACGTGGATCCGCCTGGAGGGGCTTTCTGAGACCACAGAGTACACCGTCCGCCTGCAAGCTGCCCAACACGCCATGCGGAGCGGCTTCATCTCCACCACCTTCACCACAG gtGGCCGTGTCTTTGCTAACCCACAGGACTGCGCCCAGCACCTGATGAACGGAGACACACTGAGCGGCGTCTACACCATCTCCATCAACGGGGACCTCAGCCAGCGGGTCCAGGTCTACTGCGACATGACCACCGACGGAGGAGGCTGGATT GTCTTCCAGAGGCGGCAGAATGGACTGACCGATTTCTTCCGGAAATGGGCAGATTACCGGGTTGGCTTCGGAAACCTGGAGGATGAGTTTTGGCTGG GCTTGGACAACATCCACAAGATCACGTCCCAAGGGCGCTATGAGTTGCGAATAGACATGAGGGATGGCCAGGAAGCAGCGTACGCCTACTATGACAAGTTCTCCATTGGTGACTCCCGGAGCCTGTACAAGCTGCGAATCGGGGACTACAACGGCACTTCAG GGGACTCCCTCACCTATCACCAGGGCCGCCCCTTCTCCACCAAGGACAGGGACAACGACGTCGCTGTGACCAACTGCGCCATGTCCTACAAAGGGGCCTGGTGGTATAAGAACTGCCACCGCACCAACCTCAACGGCAAGTACGGAGAGTCCCGGCACAGTCAG ggGATTAACTGGTACCATTGGAAAGGCCACGAGTTCTCCATCCCCTTCGTGGAAATGAAGATGCGACCTTACAACCACCGTAACATCTCTGGGAGGAAGCGACGGTCCCTACAGCTCTGA